A genomic region of Capsicum annuum cultivar UCD-10X-F1 unplaced genomic scaffold, UCD10Xv1.1 ctg5076, whole genome shotgun sequence contains the following coding sequences:
- the LOC107851846 gene encoding uncharacterized mitochondrial protein AtMg01110-like, protein MICNYIKQRLLFPVHKWSMEVLSHLRTDGTFNQEFPLSLLREGKKNEYYSFDLKSATDRWPLSVMFALMSCMFGPTLASSIVNSSLGLNTFLVGKPIVKRMSEVAFLCDQPLGYYSSWSLFALSHHYVVWLVAKRAYPQRTTPFKDYALLGDDILITDALVAQQYRILLDKLGVTISEAKSIISETGCVEFAKRFWVKSMQINLSPVSLRLLLSCRTTIGLCSIRNKYPVSVSTLQRLGGAGFRVRSLSQLNLNVGKD, encoded by the coding sequence ATGATATGTAATTACATAAAGCAGAGGTTGCTCTTTCCTGTCCACAAATGGTCAATGGAGGTTCTTTCTCATCTCCGGACGGATGGAACTTTCAACCAAGAGTTTCCATTGTCACTTTTGAGagaaggaaagaagaatgagTATTATTCCTTTGATCTTAAGTCGGCAACGGATCGTTGGCCATTGAGTGTCATGTTTGCCCTTATGTCTTGTATGTTTGGGCCAACATTGGCATCTTCAATTGTCAACAGCTCTTTGGGCCTCAACACCTTTCTAGTCGGGAAACCAATTGTGAAAAGGATGAGTGAGGTTGCCTTTCTTTGTGATCAGCCGTTAGGTTACTACTCCTCATGGTCACTCTTTGCTTTGTCCCACCACTATGTAGTGTGGTTGGTAGCAAAACGAGCTTACCCGCAGAGAACCACCCCTTTTAAGGACTATGCCTTGCTAGGTGATGATATCCTAATCACTGATGCACTTGTGGCACAACAGTACAGGATACTACTGGATAAACTCGGTGTGACCATTTCGGAGGCCAAATCGATAATATCTGAAACTGGTTGCGTCGAGTTTGCCAAGAGATTCTGGGTCAAGTCAATGCAAATTAACCTGTCTCCAGTCTCTCTTCGGCTGTTGTTATCTTGTAGGACGACTATTGGTCTCTGTTCTATCCGTAATAAATACCCTGTAAGTGTTTCTACATTACAGCGGTTGGGTGGAGCGGGATTTAGAGTCCGTTCGCTTTCTCAACTCAATCTAAACGTTGGGAAAGATTAA